In Vespula pensylvanica isolate Volc-1 chromosome 21, ASM1446617v1, whole genome shotgun sequence, one genomic interval encodes:
- the LOC122636268 gene encoding neprilysin-2-like isoform X6 has protein sequence MPSFVRKNPTWWKRRSALERGLTVIAVSGVLLCIALAVALGVLAANTASCEQSSNVAVNSEQLPSTAEALKVIKDTATIDRQPSEKENICFSPGCVHTASKVLENMDPDVEPCDDFYKFACGGFLKSTIIPDDKTSVNTFSVISDNLQQQLRTSIEEKSPPNEPRPFTLAKIFYKNCMNKTAIEEKGLEPLLDILQILGGWPVLEGDAWKEENFNWKDSVYKFRTRGYSVDYFLDFSIGVDLKNSTIRIIDLDQASLGLSREYLSKGFADKIVQAYYNYMVDIAVILGADKDRAVTELRDSLDFEMKLANISLPNEKRRNATLLYNPMTIKELSNNYPSIPWKEYFNTLLAPTVQVEENEVVIVSVPSYIKSLEQLLSRTPKRVQANYVMWRAAAASVSYLTENIRKRQLQYSTALSGKAEREARWKECVDMVSGSLSISVGAMYVRKYFKEDAKKNALEMVNDIREEFTKILKKVDWMDEETKESALDKAASMSSHIAYPDELLDDKKLEKFYEKLELTEGNYLESILNLTLFGIEYSFSRLRKPVNKSDWITHGKPAIVNAFYSSIENSIQFPAGILQGTFFNNDRPRYMNYGAIGFVIGHEITHGFDDQGRQFDKEGNLVDWWAPETKENYLERAECIVQQYRNYTVEEVGLKLNGINTQGENIADNGGIKEAYFAYKEWVKRNHPEQKLPGLFYTPEQMFWISAANTWCSKYRPETMKLRITTGFHSPGEFRVLGPFSNMNEFSKDFNCPVGSKMNPEKKCAVW, from the exons ATgccatcgttcgttcgtaa AAATCCAACATGGTGGAAGAGACGATCGGCTTTGGAACGTGGATTAACGGTAATCGCAGTGTCCGGTGTCCTCTTGTGCATCGCCCTGGCCGTCGCGCTCGGTGTATTGGCCGCGAATACAGCATCTTGCGAGCAATCGTCGAACG TTGCCGTTAATTCAGAGCAACTACCGTCCACAGCGGAAGCTCTAAAAGTAATCAAAGATACCGCCACCATCGATCGTCAACCatcggagaaagaaaacatatgCTTCTCTCCAGGATGCGTTCACACGG CGTCCAAAGTATTGGAGAACATGGATCCCGACGTTGAGCCCTGCGACGACTTTTACAAATTCGCCTGTGGTGGTTTTCTCAAGTCCACCATCATTCCGGACGACAAGACTAGCGTAAATACGTTTAGCGTTATCAGCGATAATCTTCAGCAGCAACTTAGAACGAGTATTGAGGAGAAGAGCCCGCCGAATGAGCCACGCCCGTTCACGTTGGCCAAGATTTTCTATAAGAACTGTATGAATAAGA CGGCCATCGAAGAAAAAGGTTTAGAACCGTTGCTCGatattttgcaaatattaGGCGGTTGGCCTGTACTAGAAGGTGACGcttggaaagaagagaatttcaATTGGAAGGACTCGGTTTACAAATTCCGAACAAGGGGTTATTCCGTCGACTACTTCCTAGATTTTAGCATTGGCGTGGACTTGAAGAACAGCACGATACGTATTATCGAC CTTGATCAAGCGTCGCTCGGTTTGTCACGCGAGTACTTATCCAAGGGCTTCGCTGATAAAATCGTCCAAGCTTATTACAATTACATGGTCGATATCGCCGTAATTCTTGGAGCCGACAAGGATAGAGCCGTAACGGAACTTAGAGATTCTCTGGATTTCGAAATGAAACTCGCGAAT ATATCGTTGCCCAATGAAAAACGACGTAACGCCACATTGCTATACAATCCAATGACCATAAAGGAATTATCAAACAACTATCCGAGCATACCGTGGAAGGAATATTTTAACACGCTATTAGCACCGACCGTTCAGGTTGAGGAAAACGAAGTGGTGATCGTTAGCGTGCCAAGCTATATAAAGAGTTTGGAACAGCTCTTGAGTAGGACACCGAAAAGGGTACAAGCAAATTATGTCATGTGGAGGGCGGCAGCTGCATCGGTCAGCTATCTTACGGAGAATATCAGAAAGAGGCAGCTTCAATATTCGACGGCTTTAAGCGGTAAAGCCGAGAGAGAGGCCAGATGGAAGGAGTGCGTCGACATGGTTTCCGGAAGTTTATCCATAAGCGTTGGCGCGATGTACGtgaggaaatattttaaagaggaCGCCAAGAAAAATGCCCTCGAAATGGTCAACGATATTAGGGAAGAATTTACCAAGATTTTGAAAAag GTCGATTGGATGGACGAAGAAACTAAAGAGAGCGCTCTGGATAAAGCTGCATCGATGTCCAGTCACATCGCTTATCCTGACGAATTGTTGGACGATAAGAAACTCGAGAAATTTTACGAGAAACTCGAATTGACCGAAGGGAATTATCTCGAAAGTATTTTGAATCTTACGCTTTTCGGAATAGAATATTCTTTCAGTAGACTTAGAAAGCCAGTTAACAAGAGTGACTGGATAACGCACGGAAAGCCAGCGATCGTGAATGCGTTTTACTCGTCTATAGAAAACAGTATTC AATTCCCAGCTGGCATTCTTCAAGGGACTTTCTTTAACAATGATCGGCCACGATACATGAATTACGGTGCTATCGGATTTGTCATCGGTCACGAGATCACGCATGGTTTCGACGATCAGGGCAGACAATTCGATAAGGAAGGAAATCTCGTCGATTGGTGGGCGCCAGAAACCAAAGAGAATTACCTGGAAAGAGCAGAGTGCATCGTTCAACAATATAGAAATTACACCGTCGAAGAAGTCGGTttgaaa TTAAATGGCATTAATACGCAAGGTGAGAATATCGCAGACAATGGCGGTATCAAGGAGGCCTACTTTGCATACAAAGAATGGGTCAAGCGAAATCATCCTGAACAGAAATTACCAGGACTTTTCTATACGCCCGAACAAATGTTTTGGATAAGCGCTGCCAATACTTGGTGCAGCAAATATCGGCCCGAAACCATGAAGCTTCGCATCACGACGGGATTCCATAGTCCTGGCGAATTTCGTGTTTTGGGTCCGTTCTCGAATATGAATGAATTCTCGAAAGACTTCAATTGCCCTGTTGGTTCCAAGATGAATCCTGAAAAGAAGTGTGCCGTTTGGTAG
- the LOC122636268 gene encoding neprilysin-2-like isoform X5 — protein sequence MEDKRNVRRNPTWWKRRSALERGLTVIAVSGVLLCIALAVALGVLAANTASCEQSSNVAVNSEQLPSTAEALKVIKDTATIDRQPSEKENICFSPGCVHTASKVLENMDPDVEPCDDFYKFACGGFLKSTIIPDDKTSVNTFSVISDNLQQQLRTSIEEKSPPNEPRPFTLAKIFYKNCMNKTAIEEKGLEPLLDILQILGGWPVLEGDAWKEENFNWKDSVYKFRTRGYSVDYFLDFSIGVDLKNSTIRIIDLDQASLGLSREYLSKGFADKIVQAYYNYMVDIAVILGADKDRAVTELRDSLDFEMKLANISLPNEKRRNATLLYNPMTIKELSNNYPSIPWKEYFNTLLAPTVQVEENEVVIVSVPSYIKSLEQLLSRTPKRVQANYVMWRAAAASVSYLTENIRKRQLQYSTALSGKAEREARWKECVDMVSGSLSISVGAMYVRKYFKEDAKKNALEMVNDIREEFTKILKKVDWMDEETKESALDKAASMSSHIAYPDELLDDKKLEKFYEKLELTEGNYLESILNLTLFGIEYSFSRLRKPVNKSDWITHGKPAIVNAFYSSIENSIQFPAGILQGTFFNNDRPRYMNYGAIGFVIGHEITHGFDDQGRQFDKEGNLVDWWAPETKENYLERAECIVQQYRNYTVEEVGLKLNGINTQGENIADNGGIKEAYFAYKEWVKRNHPEQKLPGLFYTPEQMFWISAANTWCSKYRPETMKLRITTGFHSPGEFRVLGPFSNMNEFSKDFNCPVGSKMNPEKKCAVW from the exons atggaagataaaagaaacgtcCGAAG AAATCCAACATGGTGGAAGAGACGATCGGCTTTGGAACGTGGATTAACGGTAATCGCAGTGTCCGGTGTCCTCTTGTGCATCGCCCTGGCCGTCGCGCTCGGTGTATTGGCCGCGAATACAGCATCTTGCGAGCAATCGTCGAACG TTGCCGTTAATTCAGAGCAACTACCGTCCACAGCGGAAGCTCTAAAAGTAATCAAAGATACCGCCACCATCGATCGTCAACCatcggagaaagaaaacatatgCTTCTCTCCAGGATGCGTTCACACGG CGTCCAAAGTATTGGAGAACATGGATCCCGACGTTGAGCCCTGCGACGACTTTTACAAATTCGCCTGTGGTGGTTTTCTCAAGTCCACCATCATTCCGGACGACAAGACTAGCGTAAATACGTTTAGCGTTATCAGCGATAATCTTCAGCAGCAACTTAGAACGAGTATTGAGGAGAAGAGCCCGCCGAATGAGCCACGCCCGTTCACGTTGGCCAAGATTTTCTATAAGAACTGTATGAATAAGA CGGCCATCGAAGAAAAAGGTTTAGAACCGTTGCTCGatattttgcaaatattaGGCGGTTGGCCTGTACTAGAAGGTGACGcttggaaagaagagaatttcaATTGGAAGGACTCGGTTTACAAATTCCGAACAAGGGGTTATTCCGTCGACTACTTCCTAGATTTTAGCATTGGCGTGGACTTGAAGAACAGCACGATACGTATTATCGAC CTTGATCAAGCGTCGCTCGGTTTGTCACGCGAGTACTTATCCAAGGGCTTCGCTGATAAAATCGTCCAAGCTTATTACAATTACATGGTCGATATCGCCGTAATTCTTGGAGCCGACAAGGATAGAGCCGTAACGGAACTTAGAGATTCTCTGGATTTCGAAATGAAACTCGCGAAT ATATCGTTGCCCAATGAAAAACGACGTAACGCCACATTGCTATACAATCCAATGACCATAAAGGAATTATCAAACAACTATCCGAGCATACCGTGGAAGGAATATTTTAACACGCTATTAGCACCGACCGTTCAGGTTGAGGAAAACGAAGTGGTGATCGTTAGCGTGCCAAGCTATATAAAGAGTTTGGAACAGCTCTTGAGTAGGACACCGAAAAGGGTACAAGCAAATTATGTCATGTGGAGGGCGGCAGCTGCATCGGTCAGCTATCTTACGGAGAATATCAGAAAGAGGCAGCTTCAATATTCGACGGCTTTAAGCGGTAAAGCCGAGAGAGAGGCCAGATGGAAGGAGTGCGTCGACATGGTTTCCGGAAGTTTATCCATAAGCGTTGGCGCGATGTACGtgaggaaatattttaaagaggaCGCCAAGAAAAATGCCCTCGAAATGGTCAACGATATTAGGGAAGAATTTACCAAGATTTTGAAAAag GTCGATTGGATGGACGAAGAAACTAAAGAGAGCGCTCTGGATAAAGCTGCATCGATGTCCAGTCACATCGCTTATCCTGACGAATTGTTGGACGATAAGAAACTCGAGAAATTTTACGAGAAACTCGAATTGACCGAAGGGAATTATCTCGAAAGTATTTTGAATCTTACGCTTTTCGGAATAGAATATTCTTTCAGTAGACTTAGAAAGCCAGTTAACAAGAGTGACTGGATAACGCACGGAAAGCCAGCGATCGTGAATGCGTTTTACTCGTCTATAGAAAACAGTATTC AATTCCCAGCTGGCATTCTTCAAGGGACTTTCTTTAACAATGATCGGCCACGATACATGAATTACGGTGCTATCGGATTTGTCATCGGTCACGAGATCACGCATGGTTTCGACGATCAGGGCAGACAATTCGATAAGGAAGGAAATCTCGTCGATTGGTGGGCGCCAGAAACCAAAGAGAATTACCTGGAAAGAGCAGAGTGCATCGTTCAACAATATAGAAATTACACCGTCGAAGAAGTCGGTttgaaa TTAAATGGCATTAATACGCAAGGTGAGAATATCGCAGACAATGGCGGTATCAAGGAGGCCTACTTTGCATACAAAGAATGGGTCAAGCGAAATCATCCTGAACAGAAATTACCAGGACTTTTCTATACGCCCGAACAAATGTTTTGGATAAGCGCTGCCAATACTTGGTGCAGCAAATATCGGCCCGAAACCATGAAGCTTCGCATCACGACGGGATTCCATAGTCCTGGCGAATTTCGTGTTTTGGGTCCGTTCTCGAATATGAATGAATTCTCGAAAGACTTCAATTGCCCTGTTGGTTCCAAGATGAATCCTGAAAAGAAGTGTGCCGTTTGGTAG